From Rhinolophus sinicus isolate RSC01 linkage group LG15, ASM3656204v1, whole genome shotgun sequence, the proteins below share one genomic window:
- the TUBG1 gene encoding tubulin gamma-1 chain, with protein MPREIITLQLGQCGNQIGFEFWKQLCAEHGISPEGIVEEFATEGTDRKDVFFYQADDEHYIPRAVLLDLEPRVIHSILNSPYAKLYNPENIYLSEHGGGAGNNWASGFSQGEKIHEDIFDIIDREADGSDSLEGFVLCHSIAGGTGSGLGSYLLERLNDRYPKKLVQTYSVFPNQDEMSDVVVQPYNSLLTLKRLTQNADCVVVLDNTALNRIATDRLHIQNPSFSQINQLVSTIMSASTTTLRYPGYMNNDLIGLIASLIPTPRLHFLMTGYTPLTTDQSVASVRKTTVLDVMRRLLQPKNVMVSTGRDRQTNHCYIAILNIIQGEVDPTQVHKSLQRIRERKLANFIPWGPASIQVALSRKSPYLPSAHRVSGLMMANHTSISSLFERTCRQYDKLRKREAFLEQFRKEDIFKENFDELDTSREIVQQLIDEYHAATRPDYISWGTQEQ; from the exons ATGCCGAGGGAAATCATCACCCTACAGTTGGGCCAGTGCGGCAATCAGA TTGGGTTCGAGTTCTGGAAACAACTGTGCGCCGAGCATGGTATCAGCCCCGAGGGCATCGTGGAGGAATTTGCCACCGAGGGCACTGACCGCAAGGACGTCTTTTTCTACCAG GCGGACGATGAGCACTACATCCCCAGGGCTGTGTTGCTGGACCTGGAGCCCCGGGTGATCCACTCCATCCTCAACTCTCCCTATGCCAAGCTCTACAACCCAGAGAACATCTACCTGTCGGAGCATGGAGGAGGAGCTGGCAACAACTGGGCCAGTGGATTCTCCCAG GGAGAGAAGATCCATGAGGACATTTTTGACATCATAGACCGGGAGGCAGATGGCAGTGACAGTCTAGAG GGCTTCGTGCTGTGTCACTCGATTGCTGGGGGAACAGGTTCTGGCCTGGGCTCCTACCTCTTAGAACGGCTGAATGACAG gTACCCTAAGAAGCTGGTACAGACATACTCAGTGTTTCCCAACCAGGACGAGATGAGTGACGTGGTGGTCCAGCCCTACAACTCATTGCTCACACTCAAAAGGCTGACCCAGAATGCAGACTGTGTG GTAGTGCTGGACAACACAGCCCTGAACCGGATCGCCACAGATCGCCTGCACATCCAGAACCCATCCTTCTCCCAGATCAATCAGCTG GTGTCTACCATCATGTCGGCCAGCACCACCACCCTGCGCTACCCGGGCTACATGAACAATGACCTCATCGGCCTCATCGCCTCCCTCATTCCCACACCGCGGCTCCACTTCCTCATGACTGGTTACACCCCCCTCACCACGGACCAGTCG GTGGCCAGCGTGAGGAAGACCACGGTCCTGGATGTCATGAGGCGGCTGCTGCAGCCCAAGAACGTGATGGTGTCCACCGGCCGGGATCGCCAGACCAACCACTGCTACATTGCCATCCTCAACATCATCCAGGGGGAGGTGGACCCCACTCAG gtCCACAAGAGCCTGCAGAGGATCCGGGAACGGAAGTTGGCCAACTTCATCCCCTGGGGCCCAGCCAGCATCCAGGTGGCCCTGTCAAGGAAGTCTCCCTACCTGCCCTCTGCCCACCGGGTCAGCGGGCTCATGATGGCCAACCACACCAGCATCTCCTCG CTCTTTGAGCGGACCTGTCGCCAGTACGACAAGCTGCGGAAGCGGGAGGCCTTCCTGGAGCAGTTCCGCAAGGAGGACATCTTTAAGGAGAACTTTGACGAGCTGGACACGTCCCGGGAGATTGTGCAGCAGCTCATTGATGAGTACCATGCAGCCACGCGGCCAGACTACATCTCCTGGGGCACCCAGGAGCAGTGA